The following proteins are co-located in the Camelina sativa cultivar DH55 chromosome 12, Cs, whole genome shotgun sequence genome:
- the LOC104731108 gene encoding uncharacterized protein LOC104731108 isoform X1 encodes MHIKTNHNLAETWVDDVSHLIHKILPEGNVASKSYYETEKLMHTLSMPYHRIDVCQNNCMIYWGDPDESLIICKFCEHPRYKPEKSSRKRASGTKRIPYKRMFYLPLSDRLKRLYLSERTASHIRWHAEHTCHDGKMEHPSDGKVWKHFQELYPEFASKSRNVYLGLCTDGFNPFGSSGVPGRNHPKRSLDVFLRPLIEELQSLWAFGVEAFDVSVKQNFNLKAVLMWTISDFPALGMLSGWTTHGRLSCPYCMEDTDAFQLMHGRKSSWFDCHRRFLPPDHVYRQNKRSFLKNNVVSKTGPHYRSGDEILEHQLGEFYGVQKTAECGGNGHVNNQIEGYGVTHQWHKHSIFWELPYWRTHLLRHCFDVMHIEKNFFDNIINTLLNVTGKTKDSINSRKDLVLYCDRKPLHLTQFDVGIFFRDLCSRSLNRSDIAHLKDNIAQTLCNLEKIFPPSFFDVMEHLTVHLPEEAELGGPMQFRWMYLFERFMFHLKKKANNKASVEGSIVEQFFIC; translated from the exons ATGCACATTAAGACGAATCACAATCTAGCTGAAACATGGGTCGATGATGTTTCACACTTGATTCATAAGATTTTACCTGAAGGTAATGTTGCTTCCAAAAGctattatgaaacagagaagTTGATGCATACATTGAGTATGCCGTACCATAGGATTGATGTCTGTCAAAATAATTGCATGATATATTGGGGTGACCCTGACGAAAGTTTAATCATATGCAAATTTTGTGAGCATCCAAGGTACAAACCAGAGAAGTCATCGAGGAAACGTGCCTCTGGTACAAAACGTATTCCGTACAAAAGGATGTTCTATTTGCCATTATCAGACAGACTAAAAAGGTTGTATCTTTCTGAGAGAACAGCATCACATATTAGGTGGCATGCAGAACATACATGTCATGATGGAAAGATGGAACATCCTTCAGATGGCAAGGTATGGAAGCATTTTCAAGAGCTTTATCCGGAGTTTGCATCTAAAAGCCGGAATGTTTACCTAGGACTATGTACAGATGGGTTTAACCCATTTGGATCATCTGGTG TCCCAGGGCGAAACCATCCAAAACGAAGTTTGGATGTTTTCTTGCGACCGTTGATTGAAGAATTGCAGTCACTATGGGCTTTTGGTGTTGAAGCATTTGATGTTTCTGTGAAGCAGAATTTCAATCTGAAAGCAGTGTTAATGTGGACGATAAGTGATTTTCCGGCTTTGGGGATGTTATCTGGATGGACAACCCATGGAAGATTATCGTGTCCGTATTGTATGGAGGACACCGATGCTTTTCAATTAATGCATGGTCGCAAATcaagttggtttgattgtcaccgGAGATTTCTGCCACCAGATCATGTTTATAGACAAAATAAGAGATCTTTTTTGAAGAATAATGTTGTCTCAAAGACTGGACCTCATTATCGCTCGGGAGATGAAATTTTAGAGCATCAGTTGGGGGAATTTTATGGGGTGCAGAAGACAGCTGAATGTGGTGGTAACGGTCATGTAAACAACCAGATTGAAGGATATGGAGTGACTCATCAATGGCATAAGCACAGTATTTTCTGGGAGCTGCCATATTGGAGAACACATCTTCTCCGACATTGCTTTGATGTAATGCATATTGAAAAAAACTTTTTCGATAACATTATTAACACTTTGCTGAATGTCACAggcaaaacaaaagattctaTAAACTCACGGAAGGATTTGGTTCTGTATTGTGATCGCAAACCTTTACATCTTACCCAATTTG ATGTGGGCATTTTTTTCCGTGACCTATGTTCTAGGTCTTTGAATAGAAGTGACATAGCTCATTTGAAGGATAATATAGCTCAGACGCTTTGCAATCTAGAGAAGATCTTTCCACCATCATTTTTTGATGTTATGGAACATTTGACTGTTCACTTACCTGAAGAAGCTGAGCTTGGTGGACCGATGCAGTTTCGATGGATGTATCTATTCGAGCGATTCATGTTTCACCTCAAGAAAAAAGCGAATAACAAAGCGAGTGTTGAAGGTTCAATTGTGGAACAGTTTTTTATATGTTAG
- the LOC104731108 gene encoding uncharacterized protein LOC104731108 isoform X2 — MHIKTNHNLAETWVDDVSHLIHKILPEGNVASKSYYETEKLMHTLSMPYHRIDVCQNNCMIYWGDPDESLIICKFCEHPRYKPEKSSRKRASGTKRIPYKRMFYLPLSDRLKRLYLSERTASHIRWHAEHTCHDGKMEHPSDGKVWKHFQELYPEFASKSRNVYLGLCTDGFNPFGSSGVPGRNHPKRSLDVFLRPLIEELQSLWAFGVEAFDVSVKQNFNLKAVLMWTISDFPALGMLSGWTTHGRLSCPYCMEDTDAFQLMHGRKSSWFDCHRRFLPPDHVYRQNKRSFLKNNVVSKTGPHYRSGDEILEHQLGEFYGVQKTAECGGNGHVNNQIEGYGVTHQWHKHSIFWELPYWRTHLLRHCFDVMHIEKNFFDNIINTLLNVTGKTKDSINSRKDLVLYCDRKPLHLTQFGKAPIPIFRLSPNAKRQFLKWLKDVAKFPDGCGHFFP, encoded by the exons ATGCACATTAAGACGAATCACAATCTAGCTGAAACATGGGTCGATGATGTTTCACACTTGATTCATAAGATTTTACCTGAAGGTAATGTTGCTTCCAAAAGctattatgaaacagagaagTTGATGCATACATTGAGTATGCCGTACCATAGGATTGATGTCTGTCAAAATAATTGCATGATATATTGGGGTGACCCTGACGAAAGTTTAATCATATGCAAATTTTGTGAGCATCCAAGGTACAAACCAGAGAAGTCATCGAGGAAACGTGCCTCTGGTACAAAACGTATTCCGTACAAAAGGATGTTCTATTTGCCATTATCAGACAGACTAAAAAGGTTGTATCTTTCTGAGAGAACAGCATCACATATTAGGTGGCATGCAGAACATACATGTCATGATGGAAAGATGGAACATCCTTCAGATGGCAAGGTATGGAAGCATTTTCAAGAGCTTTATCCGGAGTTTGCATCTAAAAGCCGGAATGTTTACCTAGGACTATGTACAGATGGGTTTAACCCATTTGGATCATCTGGTG TCCCAGGGCGAAACCATCCAAAACGAAGTTTGGATGTTTTCTTGCGACCGTTGATTGAAGAATTGCAGTCACTATGGGCTTTTGGTGTTGAAGCATTTGATGTTTCTGTGAAGCAGAATTTCAATCTGAAAGCAGTGTTAATGTGGACGATAAGTGATTTTCCGGCTTTGGGGATGTTATCTGGATGGACAACCCATGGAAGATTATCGTGTCCGTATTGTATGGAGGACACCGATGCTTTTCAATTAATGCATGGTCGCAAATcaagttggtttgattgtcaccgGAGATTTCTGCCACCAGATCATGTTTATAGACAAAATAAGAGATCTTTTTTGAAGAATAATGTTGTCTCAAAGACTGGACCTCATTATCGCTCGGGAGATGAAATTTTAGAGCATCAGTTGGGGGAATTTTATGGGGTGCAGAAGACAGCTGAATGTGGTGGTAACGGTCATGTAAACAACCAGATTGAAGGATATGGAGTGACTCATCAATGGCATAAGCACAGTATTTTCTGGGAGCTGCCATATTGGAGAACACATCTTCTCCGACATTGCTTTGATGTAATGCATATTGAAAAAAACTTTTTCGATAACATTATTAACACTTTGCTGAATGTCACAggcaaaacaaaagattctaTAAACTCACGGAAGGATTTGGTTCTGTATTGTGATCGCAAACCTTTACATCTTACCCAATTTGGTAAGGCTCCAATTCCTATATTCAGGTTGTCTCCAAATGCCAAGCGGCAATTTCTGAAATGGTTAAAGGATGTGGCAAAGTTTCCGGATGG ATGTGGGCATTTTTTTCCGTGA